Genomic DNA from Candidatus Methanomethylicota archaeon:
AAAGAGGGAAAATCCAGAACACAAAGTGCTATTATTGGAGTGGAGGGGGGCTGCAGGTCAAGGGAACACTGCGAAAAGTGCTGGATGCTTCAGAGCCTTCTTCCACTCAAAAACAAACTTGAAAATGGCAAACTCCTCCATAGAATTCTACAAGCATATACAAGAAGTGGAGAAGTTTAATCTTGGGATCAGGTGGATTGGATACCTATGGCTATTCGATGAAGAACAATTCCACTATTTAGAACCATACCTCAAGGATATGGAGTCACTTGGTATAGAGTATAAGATTGTAGGCGATGAAGAGATAAGGGAGAAGATAAATCCAAACATGAGGGCAAGTGAATCTGGAATAAGTGGACTTAGAGATATAGAAGTTGGGTTGCTGGTGAAGAAGGCTGGCAAAATGGATGTGGAGAAGCTTGTGAATTATTATGAATCCAAATTTAAGGCTATGGGTGGTAAGGTGGCTTATGGAATCAAAGTGGACAAGATAATTGTGGAGGCTGAGGAGGAGCTTGGACTCCCAGGTGAACCATACTTCTGGCAGAGGGCGAGGGCAACAGGAGTTGAAGCTGGGGGGAGGAGGATAGAAGCTAAAAAGATTGTGGTGGCAGCTGGAGTATGGGCAG
This window encodes:
- a CDS encoding FAD-binding oxidoreductase is translated as MNSYKVYGERLMEKYDAIIVGGGIFGLASAYHIKRENPEHKVLLLEWRGAAGQGNTAKSAGCFRAFFHSKTNLKMANSSIEFYKHIQEVEKFNLGIRWIGYLWLFDEEQFHYLEPYLKDMESLGIEYKIVGDEEIREKINPNMRASESGISGLRDIEVGLLVKKAGKMDVEKLVNYYESKFKAMGGKVAYGIKVDKIIVEAEEELGLPGEPYFWQRARATGVEAGGRRIEAKKIVVAAGVWADRLLHPLGIDTYQRAKKRQVFVVKAEGPLEKLLYTKGFNAEGCLPFTILPQPRIYIKPDIDEGNFWIGYADDFLRPIAIEDDPQPEENFYRYGIHPILSTYLPQFEQAKLVNSWAGQYGVNTYDGQPVVFQEGGIIVASA